The following coding sequences are from one Zalophus californianus isolate mZalCal1 chromosome 5, mZalCal1.pri.v2, whole genome shotgun sequence window:
- the LOC113938891 gene encoding histone H2A type 3, translated as MSGRGKQGGKARAKAKSRSSRAGLQFPVGRVHRLLRKGNYSERVGAGAPVYLAAVLEYLTAEILELAGNAARDNKKTRIIPRHLQLAIRNDEELNKLLGRVTIAQGGVLPNIQAVLLPKKTESHHKAKGK; from the coding sequence ATGTCCGGCCGAGGCAAGCAGGGCGGCAAGGCGCGCGCCAAGGCCAAGTCGCGCTCGTCGCGGGCCGGCCTTCAATTCCCCGTGGGTCGCGTGCACCGCCTGCTCCGTAAAGGCAACTACTCGGAGCGTGTCGGGGCCGGCGCCCCCGTGTACCTGGCGGCCGTGCTCGAGTATCTGACGGCCGAGATCCTGGAGCTGGCGGGCAACGCGGCGCGCGACAACAAGAAGACGCGCATCATCCCGCGCCACCTGCAGCTGGCCATCCGCAACGACGAGGAGCTCAACAAGCTGCTGGGCCGCGTGACCATCGCGCAGGGCGGCGTCCTGCCCAACATCCAGGCCGTGCTGCTGCCCAAGAAGACTGAGAGCCACCACAAGGCCAAGGGCAAGTGA